Proteins encoded by one window of Dreissena polymorpha isolate Duluth1 chromosome 11, UMN_Dpol_1.0, whole genome shotgun sequence:
- the LOC127851211 gene encoding ganglioside GM2 activator-like, whose amino-acid sequence MQHIVCFVAALSLASATLKFQLHECHTQNPILHLSNPHLSADTVHIPGPETGDVDVQILRPVDGSYTLDVHVQTHVLFGFVDVPCISNLGSCSYDLCGILSGQQFNNTHHCPLEIAASSPDFPCACPFDAGNYHLNPTTFQIPELSGLLKWLASGDYKVHFTIKNTRTSEVVACYDVQFTTAADCSGISCLFGRKRVSKRNAFGVAFTVDI is encoded by the exons ATGCAGCATATTGTGTGTTTCGTAGCAGCGTTGTCGCTGGCCTCCGCAACGTTAAAGTTTCAACTGCATGAATGCC ATACACAGAACCCTATCTTGCATCTCTCCAACCCACATCTCAGCGCCGATACCGTCCACATCCCAGGACCGGAAACCGGTGATGTCGACGTACAGATCCTTCGGCCGGTTGACGGAAGCTATACGTTAGACGTCCACGTTCAAACTCACGTGTTGTTCGGTTTCGTTGACGTCCCCTGCATATCGAACCTTGGAAGCTG CTCCTACGACCTGTGTGGAATCCTGAGTGGACAGCAATTCAACAACACGCACCACTGCCCCCTCGAGATCGCTGCCTCCTCCCCGGACTTCCCGTGCGCGTGCCCGTTCGATGCCGGAAATTACCACCTCAATCCCACCACCTTCCAGATACCGGAACTTAGCGGGCTCCTCAAGTGGCTGGCCTCG GGCGACTACAAGGTGCATTTCACCATCAAGAACACGAGAACATCGGAAGTGGTCGCATGCTATGACGTTCAATTTACCACGGCGGCCGACTGTTCCGGTATCAGCTGTCTTTTCGGCCGGAAGCGGGTTTCCAAGAGGAATGCCTTCGGTGTTGCGTTCACTGTTGACATTTAA
- the LOC127850530 gene encoding ganglioside GM2 activator-like, whose translation MRHFSLRFLRSRMLPIVSMLCLVALTSATLPFKITDCSTSPNKIVRIENVHLSQDPVKIPGNETVTADVTILQSIAGTGHYNVSLRIQRHVFNGWVEAPCIHDFGSCSYDLCTVLSGKHYQNTTHHCPIEIAETSPDFECACPFPVGTYHLNPTTAHIDNLASYLKWLAQGDYKVEAKILDTTTHAEVGCFIVQATTASDCTGIQCIFGKRHEK comes from the exons ATGCGTCACTTTTCGCTCAGATTTCTACGCTCGAGGATGCTGCCCATAGTGTCTATGTTATGTCTTGTTGCGTTGACCTCGGCGACGCTGCCGTTTAAAATTACAGATTGTA GTACCAGCCCAAACAAGATAGTGCGCATTGAAAATGTCCACCTCTCCCAGGACCCAGTCAAGATCCCGGGCAATGAGACGGTGACCGCGGACGTTACGATTCTGCAGAGCATTGCGGGGACCGGCCATTACAACGTCAGCCTGAGGATTCAGCGCCACGTGTTTAACGGATGGGTTGAGGCACCTTGTATTCATGACTTTGGAAGTTG TTCGTATGACCTATGCACGGTTCTCAGTGGAAAGCACTACCAGAACACGACCCACCACTGTCCTATAGAAATCGCCGAGACTTCCCCAGACTTCGAGTGCGCATGCCCATTCCCAGTGGGAACGTACCATCTGAACCCAACCACCGCTCACATCGACAACTTGGCGAGCTACCTTAAATGGCTGGCGCAG GGCGACTACAAAGTGGAGGCCAAGATTTTGGACACGACCACCCACGCGGAGGTAGGCTGCTTTATCGTGCAGGCCACCACCGCCTCGGATTGCACGGGTATCCAGTGCATCTTCGGGAAGAGGCACGAGAAATAG